A window of Juglans regia cultivar Chandler chromosome 7, Walnut 2.0, whole genome shotgun sequence contains these coding sequences:
- the LOC118348956 gene encoding uncharacterized mitochondrial protein AtMg00810-like codes for MVTVRCVLSLAAIHNWHIFHLDVNNAFLYGDLDEEVFMKAPPGYLPKGDTRSKADYSLFTKKEGTSFVALLLYVDDILLASSDLEAIESVKAALTVKFKLKDLGPAKFFLGMEIARSQKGISLSQRKYTLELLADFGLLAAKPALFPMDTHAKLSKTEGEVVEDISGYRRLIGRLIYLTHTRLDITFAVHHLSQFLDTPRTPHLQAAMRILRYLKSTPGQGLFFSSSSNIHIKTFSDSDWASCPDTRRSVSGYCVFIGDSLISWKSKKQHTVSRSSAEAEYRSMAFTVCEITWIRALLNDLHQSHSQPAVLFCDN; via the exons ATGGTGACTGTTAGATGTGTTTTGTCACTGGCTGCCATACATAATtggcatatttttcatttggatgTCAATAATGCCTTTTTATATGGAGACTTAGATGAAGAAGTTTTCATGAAAGCACCTCCTGGTTATCTACCTAAGGGGGACACAAGA TCAAAAGCAGATTATTCTTTGTTTACCAAGAAGGAAGGTACCTCATTTGTGGCACTACTActctatgtggatgatatccTACTTGCTAGCAGTGATTTAGAGGCTATTGAATCTGTCAAAGCAGCTTTAACAGTGAAGTTCAAGTTGAAAGATTTGGGTCCAGCCAAATTTTTTCTTGGCATGGAAATTGCAAGATCACAAAAGGGTATTTCTttatctcaaagaaaatatactcTAGAATTATTAGCAGATTTTGGTTTACTTGCTGCCAAACCTGCATTATTTCCTATGGATACTCATGCAAAATTGTCAAAAACTGAAGGTGAAGTAGTTGAGGACATTTCTGGATATCGAAGATTAATTGGAAGATTAATATACCTTACTCATACCAGACTAGACATCACATTTGCAGTCCATCATTTAAGCCAATTTTTGGATACTCCTCGAACACCACACCTCCAAGCAGCAATGAGAATTCTGAGGTATTTGAAATCTACTCCTGGGCAAGGTTTGTTTTTTTCCAGCTCttcaaatattcatataaaaaccTTCTCGGATTCAGATTGGGCCAGCTGCCCAGACACTAGAAGGTCAGTTAGTGGATATTGCGTTTTCATTGGTGATTCATTAATatcttggaaatcaaagaagcagCACACGGTTTCTAGATCATCAGCAGAGGCAGAATATAGGTCAATGGCCTTTACTGTTTGTGAGATAACATGGATTCGAGCATTGCTTAATGATTTACATCAGTCACACAGCCAACCAGCAgtattgttttgtgataattaG